A genomic stretch from Desulfolutivibrio sulfodismutans DSM 3696 includes:
- a CDS encoding HU family DNA-binding protein — MTKADLVVKIAEKTGLTKANAERALNAFLESVEATLVADGKLTLTGFGTFAVDERKARTGRNPRTGAEINIPASKVVKFRPGKLLKDAIQ, encoded by the coding sequence ATGACCAAGGCTGATCTGGTGGTGAAAATCGCGGAAAAGACCGGGCTGACCAAGGCGAATGCTGAACGTGCGCTGAACGCCTTTCTGGAGTCCGTGGAAGCCACGCTTGTTGCTGACGGAAAACTGACCCTGACCGGGTTCGGCACCTTTGCCGTGGACGAGCGCAAGGCCCGCACCGGCCGTAACCCGCGCACCGGCGCCGAGATCAACATCCCGGCCAGCAAGGTCGTGAAGTTTCGCCCCGGCAAGCTGCTCAAAGACGCCATTCAATAA
- the rsmA gene encoding 16S rRNA (adenine(1518)-N(6)/adenine(1519)-N(6))-dimethyltransferase RsmA, whose amino-acid sequence MARRDKRSAVPGPRGPGESAPPKRSLGQNFLVDQNISRKIVAALDIGPQDTVLEIGPGRGALSEWIAKAGPGRYLAVEKDADLAMALPARAPGVGVAAMDALRLDWARLASLPRLKMVGNLPYNVASPLVWDLCAGVDAFEYAIFMVQHEVALRMAARPGTGEYGALTAWMGNFVTVDYLFKVPPTVFRPRPKVDSAVVRLDPLPSGPRPESLSGLAAFLKRCFSHRRKQLRHTLKAQWTDDISQIFEMNGYLPSCRPEELSPDFFRILAKTLKIHGPS is encoded by the coding sequence ATGGCCCGTCGTGACAAGCGGAGCGCCGTCCCCGGGCCGAGGGGGCCGGGCGAATCCGCTCCCCCCAAGCGCAGCCTGGGGCAGAACTTTTTGGTGGATCAGAATATTTCCCGCAAGATCGTGGCCGCTCTGGACATTGGTCCGCAGGATACGGTCCTGGAGATCGGTCCCGGCCGGGGGGCGCTTTCGGAATGGATCGCCAAGGCCGGACCCGGCCGCTACCTGGCCGTGGAGAAGGATGCGGACCTGGCCATGGCCTTGCCCGCCCGGGCCCCCGGGGTGGGCGTCGCGGCCATGGATGCCCTGCGCCTGGACTGGGCGCGGCTGGCGAGCCTGCCCCGGCTCAAGATGGTGGGGAATCTGCCGTACAACGTGGCCTCGCCCTTGGTGTGGGATCTGTGCGCCGGGGTGGATGCCTTCGAATACGCCATCTTCATGGTCCAGCACGAGGTGGCCCTGCGCATGGCCGCCCGGCCGGGAACCGGGGAGTATGGGGCGCTGACGGCCTGGATGGGGAATTTCGTGACGGTGGACTATCTGTTCAAGGTGCCGCCCACGGTCTTTCGTCCCCGGCCCAAGGTGGATTCGGCCGTGGTACGCCTTGATCCTTTGCCTTCCGGGCCGCGTCCCGAGAGCCTTTCCGGGCTGGCGGCCTTTCTGAAACGGTGTTTCAGCCACCGCCGCAAGCAGTTGCGCCACACCCTCAAGGCCCAGTGGACGGATGATATTTCTCAAATATTTGAAATGAATGGCTATTTACCTTCTTGTCGACCGGAGGAACTCTCGCCGGATTTTTTTCGGATTTTGGCGAAAACCTTGAAAATCCACGGGCCCTCTTGA
- a CDS encoding glycosyltransferase family 4 protein, producing MPEPRLWGTLDPFLESGDALGRKAANAGFLDALLDADPFDAYHFYLASPKDRDEQARMLGDRRPGLARRGKFKFLTRLDLPAGLRHNDYFAFHLSDCINYPAHLARLRNLVSRDIFPITSVTHSLSYAAYGRDFLLHLWPGATARDAVVATSRAAVDAVLQFYAYLSQGYPQPGALVAPEAGRPRVVRLPLGVDVASFAVATDQARREAREMLGIPPDATVFLIFARISHSSKLDPLPVLRAFQRLLAEHRRTNAGAPPCLVMAGWTEEGGEAFTKALTDLAAGVGLSFRLFPRPDEARKRRIFAASDVFLSPVDNLQETFGLSILEAMACGLPVAASDFDGYRDLVAHGRTGLLVPTLGPAATPLLDALSPLCFDNHAHLIRAQQCVVDVPQLARALADLADDPALRRQMGHNGRRRVEAEFSWDHVVSRYLSLWEDLRREPVPDRDVLRGTPHPMHIPYGRVFRGHPSALLDPAQSVAASRAGQAVYRGQDFPVIYPALDALFDMETLKRLLVLARNPLPVAELAGKLMGIAPDMDEERAAFCILWALKHDLLERAGDAATIRDAGRGQAGEADHGPS from the coding sequence ATGCCCGAACCGCGCCTGTGGGGAACCCTCGACCCTTTTCTGGAATCCGGCGACGCCCTGGGCCGCAAGGCGGCCAATGCCGGGTTCCTCGACGCCCTGTTGGACGCCGACCCCTTCGACGCCTACCATTTCTATCTGGCCTCGCCCAAGGACCGCGACGAGCAGGCCAGGATGCTGGGCGACAGGCGGCCCGGCCTCGCGCGGCGGGGAAAATTCAAATTCTTGACGCGCCTGGATCTTCCCGCAGGCCTGCGCCACAACGACTATTTCGCCTTCCACCTCTCGGACTGCATCAACTACCCGGCCCATCTGGCCCGGCTGCGCAACCTCGTCTCCCGGGACATCTTCCCCATCACCTCGGTCACCCATTCCTTGAGCTATGCCGCCTACGGCCGGGATTTCCTCCTGCACCTGTGGCCGGGGGCCACGGCCAGGGACGCGGTGGTGGCCACCTCCCGGGCCGCCGTAGACGCCGTTTTGCAGTTTTATGCCTATCTGTCGCAGGGATACCCCCAGCCGGGGGCTCTCGTCGCGCCCGAAGCGGGGCGGCCCCGGGTCGTGCGCCTGCCCCTTGGGGTGGATGTGGCGTCATTTGCCGTGGCCACGGACCAGGCCCGCCGTGAGGCCCGGGAGATGCTGGGCATTCCCCCCGACGCCACGGTTTTTTTGATCTTCGCCCGCATCTCCCACAGCTCCAAGCTCGATCCCCTGCCGGTCCTCCGGGCCTTTCAGCGGCTTTTGGCGGAGCATCGCCGCACGAACGCAGGCGCGCCGCCGTGCCTGGTCATGGCCGGATGGACGGAAGAGGGCGGGGAGGCCTTCACAAAGGCCCTTACGGACTTGGCCGCTGGCGTCGGGCTGTCCTTCCGCCTGTTTCCCCGTCCGGACGAGGCCCGGAAACGCCGTATCTTCGCCGCCTCGGACGTCTTTTTGTCCCCGGTGGACAACCTCCAGGAGACCTTCGGGCTGTCGATCCTGGAGGCCATGGCCTGCGGGCTGCCGGTGGCGGCCTCGGACTTCGACGGCTATCGCGACCTCGTGGCGCATGGCCGCACGGGGCTTTTGGTTCCCACCCTGGGCCCGGCGGCCACGCCGCTTCTGGACGCCCTGTCCCCCCTGTGCTTCGACAACCACGCCCACCTGATACGCGCCCAGCAGTGCGTGGTGGACGTGCCGCAACTGGCCCGGGCCCTGGCCGATCTGGCGGACGACCCGGCCTTGCGGCGGCAGATGGGCCACAATGGCCGCAGGCGGGTCGAGGCGGAATTCTCCTGGGACCATGTGGTGTCCAGGTATCTTTCCCTGTGGGAGGATCTGCGGCGGGAACCGGTCCCGGATCGCGACGTCCTGCGCGGCACGCCCCATCCCATGCATATTCCCTACGGTCGCGTGTTCCGCGGCCATCCGTCGGCGCTCCTCGACCCGGCCCAGTCGGTGGCGGCCAGCCGGGCCGGGCAGGCGGTCTACCGGGGCCAGGACTTCCCGGTCATCTATCCGGCCCTGGACGCCCTTTTCGACATGGAGACGCTCAAGCGGCTGCTCGTGCTGGCCCGAAATCCCCTGCCGGTCGCCGAACTGGCGGGAAAACTCATGGGGATCGCGCCGGATATGGATGAGGAGCGGGCCGCGTTTTGCATCTTGTGGGCGCTCAAGCATGATCTGTTGGAGCGCGCCGGGGATGCGGCGACGATACGGGATGCGGGCCGTGGGCAGGCTGGGGAGGCGGATCATGGCCCGTCGTGA
- a CDS encoding GGDEF domain-containing protein yields MKRGSRPELVWGIGLSEQVEGEILAALGPGYHLRNWSDETLPKERDIARCNPLVIWITRKAWTDMPDDVRRRLREWDLPQRVLLVEDGKSVSDFEDVVENGFLSAVSLPLTTKKIRDVIFRAKEVKSLYDDIFRMTREIMLERELLARKTDLILFLNQILTRASESLDPTVILTQARDDLGLLLPIKALMSAFWQADDNGVIESEFFLEPDMDAEAEEAWTGYLLENVHRLTQRPVAGYQVAYLGAGESRTDTPDYTLNANGVLLLPLKTAGHVFGCLAISRGAGHPMGKDEVQALYAAVNHLSLALRNAALFSEVKTKADHDGLTRIHNRRAFDERLVEELKRHQRYSSHLSLLMLDLDHFKQINDQHSHQAGDLVLREIGRVLQDALRSTDFGARYGGEEFVVILPQTSEDQAWILAERLRRAIATVQFAFEGREFQVTASIGVATLKPGALNKRMDLLRQADQALYQAKSSGRNMVCVSGGHDEPKAAAQAS; encoded by the coding sequence ATGAAGCGCGGAAGCAGGCCGGAACTGGTCTGGGGTATAGGTTTATCCGAACAGGTCGAGGGGGAAATCCTTGCCGCCCTGGGACCGGGATATCATCTGCGCAACTGGTCCGACGAGACCTTGCCCAAGGAACGGGACATCGCCCGATGCAATCCGCTGGTGATCTGGATCACCCGCAAGGCGTGGACGGACATGCCCGACGACGTACGCCGCAGGCTTCGGGAATGGGATCTTCCCCAGCGTGTGCTGCTCGTCGAGGACGGGAAGTCCGTGTCGGACTTTGAAGACGTGGTGGAAAACGGCTTTTTGTCCGCCGTGTCCCTGCCCTTGACCACCAAAAAGATCCGCGACGTGATCTTCCGGGCCAAGGAGGTCAAAAGCCTCTATGACGACATCTTCCGCATGACCCGGGAAATCATGTTGGAACGGGAGCTTCTGGCCCGCAAGACCGACCTCATCCTCTTCCTGAACCAGATCCTCACCCGGGCCTCGGAATCCCTCGACCCTACGGTGATCCTGACCCAGGCCAGGGACGATCTGGGCCTTTTGCTGCCCATCAAGGCGCTCATGTCCGCCTTCTGGCAGGCCGACGACAACGGCGTGATCGAGTCCGAATTTTTCCTGGAACCGGACATGGATGCCGAAGCCGAAGAGGCCTGGACCGGATATCTTCTGGAAAACGTCCACCGCCTGACCCAGCGCCCCGTGGCCGGATACCAGGTGGCCTATCTCGGGGCCGGGGAATCCCGGACCGATACCCCCGACTACACCTTAAACGCCAACGGCGTGCTGCTTCTGCCGCTCAAAACCGCCGGGCATGTCTTCGGATGCCTGGCCATCTCCCGGGGCGCCGGACACCCCATGGGCAAGGACGAGGTCCAGGCCCTGTATGCCGCCGTCAATCATTTGTCGCTGGCGTTGCGCAACGCCGCCCTTTTCAGCGAGGTCAAGACCAAGGCCGACCATGACGGCCTGACCCGCATCCACAACCGCCGGGCCTTTGACGAACGCCTGGTGGAGGAGCTCAAGCGCCACCAGCGGTACAGCAGCCACCTGAGCCTTTTGATGCTCGACCTGGACCATTTCAAGCAGATCAACGACCAGCACAGCCACCAGGCCGGCGACCTGGTGTTGCGCGAGATCGGCCGCGTGCTGCAAGACGCCCTGCGCAGCACGGATTTCGGGGCTCGGTACGGCGGCGAGGAATTTGTGGTCATCCTGCCCCAGACCTCCGAGGATCAGGCCTGGATACTGGCCGAGCGCCTGCGCCGGGCCATCGCCACGGTGCAGTTCGCCTTCGAAGGCCGGGAATTCCAGGTGACCGCCTCCATCGGGGTGGCCACGCTCAAGCCCGGGGCACTCAACAAGCGCATGGATCTGTTGCGGCAGGCGGACCAGGCCTTGTACCAGGCCAAGTCCAGCGGCCGGAACATGGTCTGCGTGTCCGGCGGACATGACGAGCCCAAGGCTGCGGCCCAGGCCTCCTAG
- a CDS encoding PEP/pyruvate-binding domain-containing protein produces the protein MAKAQAAKQPKKKPGKAPAASKPAELPTTLILTGADIVGIGEEAEMLVGGKNYNTALISQVEGIRAPQFRAVSSIAFHKVLDETRVNASLVRSTVDHEYARIAWDADEINSDPEFLKKFVRSLADEIQASARRAEGTLIPLRTFVNNVVEGFATSPEGIDQLRKRSVLVQAAILSVDMPAEVRAAVSDGYNDICKEAGLEDVPVAVRSSAAGEDSRKKAFAGLQDTYLNIVGAQNVVDAYQWDCASAYNLRSMTYRREAILDAVSLAEQTGDPSIAEKAKKEWAIENTSLSVCLMRMINPVISGTAFSADTATGCRGTSRRDLVSIDASYGLGEAVVGGMVTPDKMYVFQRDDASEVVVRYMGYKDKKIVYEEGGGTKIVKVPDVEAYRWALSLAQAEEVARGVRNISRAYEGIIMDTEFCIDQSDRLWFVQARPETRWNEEFELHPQTIFMRRMEVKKKALAGAEVILEGNGASRGAGQGTVRFLRSALELNKVAKGDILAAERTDPDMVPGMRIASAILADVGGDTSHAAITSRELGIPAVIGIQRPETLRALDGQEVTVDGSRGLVYRGIIPLVEVGGEMDLSKLPDTKTKVGLILADVGQALFLSRLRDVSDFEVGLLRAEFMLGNIGVHPSALEAYDNGTLPHLVDHKLKELDARLSKIVREQLAGGYISVDVNLRKYVGLVTGLSGELDRLAEEQAGPKGADAVLAIHRKIRELDKKLDEHLELAARRLDVIKTSRDLETHVAVILGYWDELQEKSNDPDAVKRRYEVKHLVSQRVEAVKDEPLIVETLERIHAVRREVARQVGINSEIEDLAALPDKIKRQLFSRGFRSGKELYVQTLSQGLGLFAMAFHGKDIIYRTTDFKSNEYRNLLGGMLFEGFEDNPMLGYRGVSRNIHDWEIESFKLARGIFGGKNLQIMLPFVRTMEEARSMKRYLERVHKLVSGRDGLKIMLMSEIPSNAILAKQYIQEFDGFSIGSNDMTQMVLATDRDNPSLRHIYDEEDPAVVWALLVTIFTGQKYGKKVGFCGQGVSNSVILRGLVAIAGIVSASVVPDTYYQTKLDMASVEAEHLPVSKLGDWLSIQHVNRLRQLLAEHKYDHILKKYKTGHDLRDWYEGEMSRFAEQLRDNLDTQKAGFYRQEMESFRRLFHKPVIYSDWDWESTVFDALRQAGFSSYEEQEKALEAQRKKKW, from the coding sequence ATGGCCAAAGCGCAAGCAGCCAAACAGCCGAAGAAAAAGCCCGGGAAAGCCCCGGCGGCTTCGAAACCGGCCGAGCTGCCCACCACCCTTATCCTTACCGGCGCCGACATCGTGGGCATCGGTGAGGAAGCTGAAATGCTTGTCGGCGGAAAGAATTACAACACCGCTCTCATAAGCCAGGTAGAAGGCATCCGCGCCCCCCAGTTCCGGGCTGTCTCCTCCATTGCCTTCCACAAGGTGCTCGACGAAACCAGGGTCAACGCCTCCCTGGTCCGGAGCACCGTGGACCATGAATACGCCCGCATCGCCTGGGACGCCGATGAGATCAACAGCGATCCGGAGTTCCTGAAAAAATTCGTGCGCTCCCTGGCCGACGAGATCCAGGCTTCGGCACGCCGCGCCGAAGGGACGCTCATCCCCCTGCGCACCTTCGTCAACAATGTGGTGGAAGGTTTCGCCACCTCCCCCGAGGGCATCGACCAGTTGCGCAAGCGGTCGGTCCTGGTGCAGGCGGCCATTTTGTCCGTGGACATGCCCGCCGAGGTACGCGCGGCCGTGTCCGACGGCTATAACGACATCTGCAAGGAAGCGGGCCTGGAAGACGTCCCGGTGGCCGTGCGGTCCTCGGCCGCAGGCGAGGACAGCCGCAAAAAGGCCTTCGCCGGGCTTCAGGACACCTACTTAAACATCGTGGGCGCGCAAAACGTGGTCGACGCCTACCAGTGGGACTGCGCCTCGGCCTACAATCTGCGCTCCATGACCTACCGCCGCGAGGCCATCCTCGACGCCGTGTCCCTGGCCGAACAGACCGGCGATCCGTCCATCGCCGAGAAGGCCAAGAAAGAGTGGGCTATCGAGAACACCTCCCTGTCCGTCTGCCTCATGCGCATGATCAACCCCGTCATCTCCGGCACGGCCTTTTCCGCGGACACGGCCACGGGCTGCCGGGGCACGTCGCGCCGGGATCTGGTGTCCATCGACGCCAGCTACGGCCTGGGCGAGGCCGTGGTGGGCGGCATGGTCACCCCGGACAAGATGTACGTGTTTCAGCGCGACGACGCCTCGGAAGTCGTGGTCCGCTACATGGGCTACAAGGACAAAAAGATCGTCTACGAGGAAGGCGGCGGCACCAAGATTGTCAAGGTTCCGGACGTGGAGGCCTACCGCTGGGCCCTGTCCCTGGCCCAGGCCGAGGAGGTCGCCCGGGGGGTGCGCAACATCAGCCGGGCCTACGAAGGCATCATCATGGACACGGAGTTCTGCATCGACCAGTCCGACCGGCTGTGGTTCGTGCAGGCCCGTCCCGAGACCCGCTGGAACGAAGAATTCGAGCTGCATCCGCAAACCATCTTCATGCGCCGCATGGAGGTGAAGAAAAAGGCCCTGGCCGGGGCCGAGGTCATCCTCGAAGGCAACGGGGCCTCGCGCGGGGCCGGGCAGGGCACGGTGCGTTTCCTGCGTTCGGCGCTTGAGCTCAACAAGGTGGCCAAGGGCGACATCCTGGCCGCCGAGCGCACGGACCCGGACATGGTGCCGGGCATGCGCATCGCCTCGGCCATCCTGGCCGACGTGGGCGGCGACACCAGCCACGCGGCCATCACCTCCCGGGAGCTCGGCATCCCGGCGGTCATCGGCATCCAGCGCCCCGAGACCCTGCGCGCCCTGGACGGCCAGGAAGTGACCGTGGACGGCTCGCGCGGGCTGGTCTACCGGGGGATCATCCCCCTGGTGGAGGTGGGCGGCGAGATGGACCTCTCCAAGCTGCCCGACACCAAGACCAAGGTCGGCCTGATTCTGGCCGACGTGGGCCAGGCCCTTTTCCTGTCCCGGTTGCGCGACGTTTCCGATTTCGAGGTCGGGCTGTTGCGGGCGGAGTTCATGCTGGGCAACATCGGCGTGCATCCCTCGGCGCTGGAGGCCTACGACAACGGCACGTTGCCCCATCTGGTCGACCACAAGCTCAAGGAACTGGACGCCAGGCTCAGCAAGATCGTGCGTGAGCAGTTGGCGGGCGGCTACATCTCCGTGGACGTCAACCTGCGCAAGTACGTGGGCCTTGTGACCGGACTCTCCGGCGAACTCGACCGTCTGGCCGAGGAGCAGGCCGGTCCCAAGGGCGCGGACGCGGTGTTGGCCATCCACCGCAAGATTCGCGAGCTGGACAAAAAGCTCGACGAGCATCTGGAGCTGGCCGCGCGCCGTCTGGACGTGATCAAGACCTCCCGCGACCTGGAGACCCATGTGGCCGTGATCCTGGGCTACTGGGACGAGCTTCAGGAGAAATCCAACGACCCCGACGCGGTCAAGCGCCGCTATGAGGTCAAGCACCTCGTTTCCCAGCGCGTGGAGGCGGTGAAAGACGAGCCGCTCATCGTGGAGACCCTGGAGCGCATCCACGCCGTGCGCCGCGAGGTGGCCCGGCAGGTGGGCATCAATTCCGAGATCGAGGATCTGGCGGCCCTGCCGGACAAGATCAAGCGGCAGCTTTTTTCGCGCGGCTTCCGTTCCGGCAAGGAGCTCTACGTCCAGACCCTGTCCCAGGGCCTGGGGCTTTTCGCCATGGCCTTCCACGGCAAGGACATCATCTACCGCACCACGGATTTCAAATCGAACGAATACCGCAACCTCCTGGGCGGCATGCTGTTTGAGGGCTTCGAGGACAACCCCATGCTCGGCTACCGGGGCGTCTCCCGCAACATCCACGACTGGGAGATCGAGTCCTTCAAGCTGGCCCGGGGCATCTTCGGGGGCAAGAACCTCCAGATCATGCTGCCGTTCGTGCGCACCATGGAAGAGGCCCGCAGCATGAAGCGCTACCTGGAGCGGGTGCATAAGCTCGTTTCCGGCCGCGACGGCTTGAAGATCATGCTCATGTCCGAGATACCGAGCAACGCCATCCTGGCCAAGCAGTACATCCAGGAGTTCGACGGCTTCTCCATCGGCTCCAACGACATGACCCAGATGGTCCTGGCCACGGATCGCGACAACCCCTCCCTGCGCCACATCTACGACGAGGAAGACCCGGCCGTGGTTTGGGCGCTTCTGGTGACCATCTTCACCGGCCAGAAGTACGGCAAGAAGGTGGGGTTCTGCGGCCAGGGCGTGTCCAACAGCGTGATCCTGCGGGGGCTGGTGGCCATCGCGGGCATCGTGTCCGCCTCGGTCGTGCCCGACACCTATTATCAGACCAAGCTGGACATGGCCTCTGTCGAGGCCGAACATCTACCTGTCTCCAAGCTCGGCGACTGGCTGAGCATCCAGCATGTCAACCGCCTGCGCCAGCTTCTGGCCGAGCACAAGTACGACCACATCCTCAAGAAATACAAGACCGGGCACGACCTCAGGGACTGGTACGAGGGGGAGATGTCGCGATTCGCCGAACAGTTGCGCGACAACCTGGACACCCAGAAGGCCGGGTTCTACCGCCAGGAGATGGAGAGCTTCCGCAGGCTTTTCCACAAGCCGGTGATCTATTCCGACTGGGACTGGGAGAGCACGGTGTTCGACGCCCTGCGCCAGGCCGGGTTCTCGTCCTACGAGGAGCAGGAAAAGGCCCTGGAGGCCCAGCGCAAGAAGAAATGGTAG